The following proteins come from a genomic window of Chaetodon auriga isolate fChaAug3 chromosome 16, fChaAug3.hap1, whole genome shotgun sequence:
- the LOC143333884 gene encoding uncharacterized protein LOC143333884: MVFEHSAVDGMVAGLVTELVYNLSETADLNLTHAHSENVNGCLTFSNGNVNSVCPTSLMFSLHGVHIPKPSPDLKAAHPLLTFDVLTYPDVFSTLRGHRGLYDAWINFSLQLSLRQTLGESAAHHMLVTPTHMRHYKHGRCDPTYSLTMQSRKLVGALASCIRVDDTIQYTTDLLHLFHVAFLEHKSLIRNTKSGQGVGPHLAALRQSLPSDNPLKKFLNPFGCPSVYLTGADMMEGVECGVGNVYANDQLAVTYLGGRDKVRIVLNGKGSFALALQELQESLKKNLKLVMLLAVRYAIAHQMGALECLLKLGQSQKMNGEKNPCPKCPETGKSVADSGMSPDYSLVIHGGAGEEMMLNTEVIGVVEFALQTALSLGSQVLQQGGRSLDAVQRSVEALEDCFLFNAGKGSVFNKDGKNEMEATIADGNAKRSGSVACVQSVKNPIKAARCVMEKSSHSLIVGDGAEEFLQGLEETEKPVGPEYFYTDIRHRELTAKLSSGNTSKNNHPQTVGAVALDRWHELAAASSTGGLVGKLKGRVGDTAVVGAGIYADDKVAITCSGDGDVFLRHTVAQKIASLYHHKGYNLKQACREVMAETLNGICAGIIAVDAKGDAIIESNAGVMFVASMVNGISRVEVLRPQMSFSSVIWETDELAAYLDPNPWMPGSTILTRKTLSGVRSIFHLATPDFVAMLQGARAVSSLLCEQLGVQRCALVFNPTSGQSAQIRLLPLHGLEATWQPHLANEEEFHTYDPGYCTSKSGPRWDDETLAQVQAKIRTRLPTPNAPSCFDFFGDASDDNLFSRIVRGEQKQWRVWEDSDHVAFLTPCPNSPGLTVVVPRKPLSSDIFKLDDADYKALILATYKVAQLLEEGMRAQGIALIFEGFEIDYAHAKLIPLLPSPDGSNPAEQQPEYFQTYPGYVSSLDGPAADPEALKKIHSKITHCRPPHSWEDPQSHSTLAIKSQWYRNMFQIQNTLFHSTVEYFHSSCQYSYALTPLTTDTISSPMGLGSDSEPVSVNLLGQDIYLADSMQFVLEYFLRFQENLPGTYYISPSFRGEDPDATHLNQFYHVECELLGDMDNAMSIAEGYVAHLTKSMLKKHSDLILSTAGTLTHVTAMLSKLDGKTPLPRVPLDQAIPMMPSADCVEWVQDGQPQFGRKLTRKGERVLIEKYGGAVWLTEMDHLGVPFYQAYVEGTGQSKAKAADLLLGLGETVGLGERHSTPEMVQDALRHHTVPEQSYKWYINMRQVKPLLTSGWGMGTERYLCWLLQHDDIRDIHIIPRMKGMKYMP; this comes from the coding sequence ATGGTGTTTGAACACAGTGCTGTGGATGGGATGGTGGCTGGGCTTGTGACTGAGCTTGTGTACAATCTCTCAGAAACTGCTGACCTAAACCTCACCCATGCTCACTCAGAAAATGTGAATGGATGTTTAACATTCAGCAATGGCAATGTTAATTCTGTTTGCCCAACTTCTCTAATGTTCTCCTTGCATGGTGTACATATCCCTAAACCAAGCCCTGACTTAAAAGCAGCACACCCACTTCTGACTTTTGATGTGCTCACCTATCCTGATGTGTTTTCTACTCTAAGAGGGCACAGAGGCCTGTATGATGCTTGGATCAACTTCTCTTTGCAGCTTTCCCTGAGGCAGACTCTTGGGGAATCTGCTGCCCATCACATGCTTGTCACACCTACCCATATGCGTCACTACAAGCATGGCCGATGTGATCCTACTTACTCACTCACCATGCAGTCTCGTAAGTTGGTGGGTGCCTTGGCATCATGCATTCGCGTGGATGACACAATCCAATACACTACTGACCTTCTACACTTGTTCCATGTTGCATTTCTGGAGCATAAAAGCCTAATCAGAAACACCAAAAGTGGTCAAGGAGTTGGTCCTCACCTAGCTGCCCTGCGTCAATCATTGCCATCTGACAACCCACTGAAGAAGTTCCTGAACCCCTTTGGATGTCCGTCTGTATACCTTACAGGTGCAGATATGATGGAGGGTGTGGAGTGTGGAGTAGGCAATGTTTATGCCAATGATCAACTTGCTGTGACCTACCTTGGAGGGAGAGACAAGGTTCGCATTGTGCTTAACGGGAAAGGGAGCTTTGCTCTGGCACTGCAGGAGCTTCAAGAAAGTCTGAAGAAAAACCTGAAGTTAGTGATGCTTCTAGCTGTTAGATATGCCATTGCACACCAAATGGGAGCCCTGGAGTGTTTATTGAAACTGGGtcaaagtcagaaaatgaatggagaGAAAAATCCCTGCCCAAAGTGCCCAGAAACTGGCAAATCTGTGGCTGACTCTGGCATGAGCCCAGACTACAGTCTGGTGATCCATGGTGGTGCTGGAGAGGAGATGATGCTGAACACAGAGGTGATTGGGGTTGTTGAGTTTGCTCTCCAGACAGCCTTAAGCCTTGGATCCCAAGTGCTTCAACAAGGTGGCAGGAGTCTGGATGCAGTTCAGAGGTCAGTGGAAGCTCTGGAGGACTGCTTCCTGTTCAATGCAGGTAAAGGCTCAGTATTCAACAAGGATGgcaaaaatgaaatggaagCAACCATTGCAGATGGCAATGCCAAGAGATCAGGATCTGTTGCATGCGTGCAAAGTGTGAAGAACCCAATAAAAGCAGCCAGATGTGTCATGGAGAAAAGCTCACATTCACTCATTGTGGGAGATGGGGCTGAGGAGTTTCTGCAAGGTTTGGAGGAGACTGAGAAGCCTGTTGGGCctgagtatttctacactgatATACGTCACAGAGAGTTGACTGCAAAGCTCAGCAGTGGAAATACCTCAAAAAACAACCATCCTCAGACAGTTGGAGCTGTGGCCTTGGATCGCTGGCATGAGTTGGCTGCTGCATCCTCCACAGGTGGTTTAGTGGGAAAGCTGAAAGGGCGAGTTGGGGATACAGCAGTAGTAGGGGCAGGAATATATGCTGATGACAAGGTAGCTATTACCTGCTCTGGAGATGGAGATGTATTTCTGAGGCACACAGTTGCACAGAAAATAGCCAGTCTCTACCATCACAAAGGCTATAACCTTAAGCAGGCATGCAGAGAAGTGATGGCTGAAACTCTGAATGGGATCTGTGCAGGGATCATTGCTGTGGATGCCAAAGGTGATGCCATCATTGAATCAAATGCTGGGGTTATGTTTGTGGCCTCAATGGTCAATGGAATTTCACGAGTAGAGGTCCTGAGGCCCCAAATGAGCTTCTCTAGTGTGATCTGGGAAACAGATGAGCTGGCTGCCTATCTTGATCCCAACCCCTGGATGCCTGGGTCAACCATTCTGACTAGAAAAACTCTTAGTGGAGTAAGGAGCATCTTTCACTTGGCTACACCTGATTTTGTAGCTATGCTACAAGGAGCAAGGGCTGTGTCAAGCTTGCTATGTGAGCAATTGGGAGTGCAGCGCTGTGCCTTAGTTTTCAATCCAACCTCCGGACAGTCAGCACAAATCAGACTCCTCCCGCTTCATGGCTTAGAGGCAACGTGGCAGCCTCATCTTGCCAATGAAGAAGAATTCCACACTTATGATCCTGGCTACTGCACCTCAAAAAGCGGCCCACGCTGGGATGATGAAACACTAGCCCAGGTTCAAGCCAAGATTAGAACCAGACTGCCAACACCAAATGCACCCTCTTGCTTTGACTTTTTTGGAGATGCTTCTGATGATAACCTGTTCAGTCGTATTGTACGTGGAGAGCAGAAACAATGGAGAGTGTGGGAGGACAGTGACCATGTTGCCTTCCTGACACCATGCCCAAACTCTCCTGGGCTAACTGTTGTGGTGCCACGCAAACCACTGTCCAGTGACATCTTCAAACTAGACGATGCTGACTACAAAGCACTTATCTTAGCCACTTACAAAGTTGCCCAACTACTGGAAGAGGGGATGAGAGCTCAAGGTATTGCGCTGATCTTTGAGGGTTTTGAGATTGACTATGCTCATGCCAAGTTGATCCCTCTGTTACCTTCACCAGATGGCTCTAATCCTGCAGAGCAGCAACCAGAATACTTCCAAACCTATCCTGGATATGTGTCATCACTGGATGGCCCCGCTGCTGACCCTGAGGCCCTGAAAAAAATCCATTCCAAAATCACTCATTGCAGGCCTCCTCATTCATGGGAAGACCCTCAGTCTCACTCCACACTTGCCATCAAGAGCCAGTGGTATCGCAACATGTTCCAGATTCAAAACACTCTTTTCCACAGCACAGTGGAATACTTTCACAGTTCCTGTCAGTACTCCTATGCTCTGACTCctctcaccacagacaccatCTCCTCCCCAATGGGCCTGGGATCCGACTCAGAACCAGTTTCTGTGAACCTGCTGGGCCAGGACATCTACCTGGCTGATTCAATGCaatttgtacttgagtactTTCTTCGCTTCCAGGAGAACCTGCCTGGGACATATTACATATCTCCCAGCTTTAGAGGGGAAGATCCTGATGCCACACACTTGAACCAGTTCTACCACGTGGAGTGTGAGCTGTTGGGTGACATGGACAATGCCATGTCCATAGCAGAGGGATACGTGGCACATCTTACCAAGTCTATGCTGAAGAAACACTCTGATTTAATCCTCAGCACTGCCGGAACCCTTACACATGTCACAGCCATGCTGAGTAAGCTGGATGGAAAAACCCCACTCCCAAGAGTCCCTCTCGACCAGGCCATTCCCATGATGCCCTCTGCCGACTGCGTAGAGTGGGTCCAGGATGGCCAGCCCCAGTTTGGCAGAAAACTGACACGTAAAGGGGAACGGGTCTTGATAGAGAAATATGGTGGTGCTGTTTGGCTGACAGAGATGGACCATCTGGGAGTTCCCTTCTACCAAGCATATGTGGAGGGCACTGGGCAGAGCAAAGCCAAAGCCGCTGACCTTCTCCTGGGACTGGGTGAGACTGTGGGTCTTGGTGAACGTCATTCCACCCCTGAAATGGTGCAGGACGCCCTCAGGCACCACACAGTGCCAGAGCAGTCCTACAAATGGTACATTAACATGCGGCAAGTGAAACCACTCCTCACCAGCGGGTGGGGCATGGGGACGGAGCGCTACTTGTGTTGGCTGCTTCAgcatgatgacatcagagatatACATATCATTCCTAGGATGAAGGGAATGAAGTACATGCCCTGA